A window of Plantibacter sp. PA-3-X8 genomic DNA:
CGATCGCCCGATTGGTGTTCAATCCGATACTCGTTTTCCTCGTATTCGTCGGGTCGTACTACGCGTTGTACCTGTCGCCGTTGTTCGAGGAGGCGATGCGCTTCCACTGGTCGCATCAACTCATGAACATTCACTTCCTGGTCTCCGGGTACCTCTTCTACTCGCTGATCATCGGCGTGGATCGCCCGCCGCGGCCGTTACCGCACCTCGGCAAACTCGGGTTCGTCCTCGCAGCGATGCCGTTCCACGCGTTCTTCGGAGTGATCGTGATGACGAGCACCACACTGATCGCCGGAAACTTCTACGCCTACATGAGGGCGCCCTGGCACGACGACTTGCTCGCCGACCAGCACCTCGGCGGGGGCATCGCCTGGGCTGCAGGAGAAATCCCGTTGCTCATCGTGGTGATTGCACTGTGCCTGCAATGGGCGCGTCAGGATGACCGAGAAGCGAAACGCAAGGATCGACACCTCGATTCCGGGGTGGACGAGGACTTCGACGCGTACAACGACATGCTGAAACACCTCGCCGACCGAGGTCGGCTCCAGCCCCAGCAGCCGACGGCATCCGCTCAACGAAAGGACACTGGATCGTGAACTTCAGCGACGACTACCTCGAACTGAACGTCAGCGGAATGACCTGCGCCGCGTGCGCCGGCCGAGTCGAACGAAGCCTCAACAAGTTGGACGGCGTGACCGCCTCGGTGAACTACGCGACCGAACGAGCCGTGGTCGCCGGGCTCACGCCGGCGGAGTCCGAACGTGCACTCGAAGCCATCACCAAGGCCGGCTACGGTGCGGTGGTCCGCACTGAGGGCGATGACGACTGGAACCGCCGTGCCACGGCGGACCGGATCGCCTCCCTGAGACGGCGCCTCACACTCTCCGCGATACTCACCATCCCCCTCTGCGACCTGACCATCATCCTGGCCCTCGTCCCCGATCTGAGATTTCCCCTGTGGGAACTCGTCTGCATCTTGCTGGCGTTGCCCATCGTCTTCTGGTGCGCATTGCCGTTCCACCGTGCCACGATCAGAAATCTGCGCCATGGCACCGTGAGCATGGACACCTTAGTATCGCTCGGCATCGTCGCCTCCTTCGGATGGGCGGTGACGACTCTCCTCATCGGCGGATCGGACGAGCCAGGCTATTGGCTCGGATTCGGGATGACCCCGGCCGGGGCGGACTCGATCTACTTGGACGTTGCGGCAGGCATGACGACTTTCCAACTCGCGGGTCGATACTTCGAGACGCGTTCGCGCCGACGGGCGGGCGACGTCCTCTCAGCACTCGGCAACTTGGCCGCCACGGAAGCGAGAGTGCTGAGATCTGGCGTGGAACACGTCATCCCGACCATCGAGCTCCGCAAGGGCGACACGATCATCGTCCTCGCCGGCGAGACGATCGCCGCGGACGGCACCGTCGTCGCCGGTTCCGGTGTCGTCGATGCCAGCATGATGACTGGCGAGCCGGTTCCGATAGAGGTCGTCCAGGGATCCCCCGTCGTCGGCGGCACGATCAACACCTCTGGCCGACTGACAGTGGAAGCGACCTCTGTGGGAACCAACACGCAGCTGGCACAGATGGCGTCGCTGGCTGAACAGGCCCAGGAACGAAAAGCCCGAGTACAGAAACTCGTCGACCGGATCATCACCGTCTTCGTTCCTGCGGTCATCTCACTGTCACTCGTCGTCGGATTCGCGTGGCTTGCGTTCGGAGCAGCACCTCGAGACGCCTTCGGCACGGCCATTGCGGTCCTCATCATCGCTTGTCCGTGCGCTCTCGGCCTCGCAACCCCCACCGCGCTCATGGTCGGCGTCGGTCGAGGGGCCCAGATCGGAATCCTCATCAAGGGACAGGACGCACTGGAAGCAAGTGGGCGAATCGACACCGTCGTCTTCGACAAGACCGGAACGGTGACGACGGGCCAAATGCGTGTTGCCGACGCCGTGATCGCAGGCTCTCACATGGAACGTGAGGTTCTCGCCATGGCACGGTCCGTCGAATCCGCATCGGAGCATGCGATCGCGAAAGCGCTGGTGGAGTACGCCGATGGACTCGGCGCCCATCATCTCGACGTCACCGACTATAAGACGCTCGCAGGGCTGGGTGCCCGAGGGAGGGTCAACGACAAGGAGGTCCTTGTCGGGAGCGAGAAGCTCGTACGCGCACACGGAGCGAGCCTCGATGACCTGCCGATCGGTGACCCGGAACACACAGCCGTGTACGTCGTCATCGACGGCACGACTGCTGCACGATTCGTGCTGACGGATGAGATCAAGCGCTCCGCTCGACCGACGATTGATCGACTCCGGAACCTCGGACTCCGAACCATCCTCCTCAGTGGAGACGCGACGACTGCGACGGAGCGGGTCGGCGCGCTCGTCGGTGTCGACGAGGTGATCGCCGGGGTCCTCCCGACTGAGAAGGCGGCCACGATCAGTCGACTCCAAGAGGAGGGACACGTCGTCGCGATGGTGGGTGATGGCATCAACGACGCAGCGGCGCTCGCGACCGCAGATCTCGGCCTCGCCATGGTTGAAGGCACCGACGTGGCGATGAAGTCGGCGGACATTATCCTCGTGCGTGATGATCTCGGTGTCGTCGTCGATGCGGTCCAGCTGTCCCGGAAGACACTGAGCACCATCAAGGGCAACCTCATCTGGGCGTTCGGCTACAACCTGGCGGCTATCCCCATCGCGGCAGCTGGTCTGCTCAACCCACTGATCGCCGCGGCCGCAATGAGCGTCTCGTCGATCCTGGTCATCTCGAACAGTCTGCGGCTGCGGAACTACCAGCCGACTCCCCCGACCAGGCCTGAGCGGGGGGTCGCACCGTCCGCTCGTGGTCAGCAGAACGCTGCCGGAGCTGGTGTGATCTGACGGATGTGGCCCGTCCCATACCGGACGGGCCGCTTTGAGAAATATAGAATGACTTAGCGAACGAGCGACGGAGGACTCATGGCGGGAGAACGTCTACGAGGGCGCGGCGAGCTGGAGAACACGGTGCTCAGGATCCTCTGGGAGAGTGACGAGGCGCTGCGCGTGCGCGAGATCCAGGAACGTTTCCCCGAGAAGCAGCCTGCGATCACCACGCTGCTGACCGTGCTCGAACGGCTGCGGTTGAAGGGGAGTGTCCTACGAGAGGCGGACGGGCCGAAAGGGAACCGCTTCGCCGCCAGCACCAGTGAATCCGGGTACGCCGCAGACGCCATGCTGAGTGCCTTGACCGGGGTCGGCGATCGATCCGCTGCGCTGGTGCACTTCGCTGGAGACCTCGATGACGACGACGTGGAGCTCCTCCGGTCAGCGCTCGACGCCAAAGCACGCCGCTCACGCCGTCAGACCTGAGCGATGTTCCTCGTTCTCGCCTTATTGGGCTATGCCGCTCTCACGATCGTCATGGCTCCGCTCGTCCTCACACGGGGAATGTGGCGACTTCGATTTCCACGGACGGCACTTTTGCTCTGGCATGGCGCTTTCCTCAGCGGCATAGCGGCAGCTCTCATCAGCATGGTCGTCGCGGTCGTTCTTGCTGTCGGAGTCCACACCGCTGTACCCGACGGTCGGACCAATGTCCTGGAGCCGACGGTTATCGTCCTGGCTGCATGGCTGGCGCTAGGGACTGTCGGCGGATTGATCGCGCTGGTCTTCGCGAGAGCAGAGCCGCTCTTCGAGCTTGACCGTGAGGCCGAGGCATCGTTCTCGGAATTGCTTGGATCAGGCTTCGCGCGCGTGGAACACGTCGGCAACCTCACCGTGAGGTACATCGACTCCTCCCTGCCGGTCGCGTGCACGACACCGGGACGTCGACCGGAGGTGATCGTCTCGTCGCGCCTGGAGTATGCACTCACCCCTTGGGAGCTGCGGGCCGTCATCGAACACGAGCGCGCTCATGTCAGACATCGGCATGCATTCGCCAAGCGCCTCGCTCTACTCAACTCAGCCTGTCTCCCGACCGTCCGCGGCGCGACACAGTTCAAGCGTTCCACCAACCTGCTGATTGAACTCATCGCAGACGACAGCGCGGCTCGCGTCTGCGGGAGCGATCAGGTGGCCGCTGCTCTCGCACGCGTTGCGGAGCTGAGCGGAAGTGCCGGAACGGCCGTGAGATCCGAGCGGCTCCTCCAGTTGCCGGCGAAGCGACTGAGTGCCGCTGGCCGTCGGCTCTTGGTTGCGGGCGGTTGAGCGTCCTGATCGCAGCCCTCGCCATCCTCTACAATATGTAGAAGTTGTTCGGCGTCCACCGCGAGTCGGACGGGGAGGGAAGTCGCATCTCCATACTCCTGGTTCTCACTCAGCTCATCGCCCTTTCTGGACTCATCATCCTCATCGGATTGGGATCACCTCCGAGGAACGATGACGTGCCGGACCCCACGTTCGTCGAGGAGATCTCGGGATACGCCGAATCACTTCGCCGATGTCTGGCGCGGCTCAGGAGGCGGGACCACTGAGGTGGCGACCCAATACTAGAGTCGCCTCAGAGCTCACCAGACTCCTCAGCGCGACCCGTCGAGCTCCCGAGCGGGCCGCGCTGAGTGGTCGGAGATTACTCCGACGGAGAAACTGGCGATCAGTAGACGACGTCGAACGTGGCATCCGCTCGATCAAGTACCGTCGAGATCCGCGTGAGCTCCAGTTGACCGTTGATGTGTCGGATGTAGCGATCCGGGTAGTTCACCGACCTGAAGGAGTCCCATCCGGCGTCGGCAAGCCCCGGGACTCTCGTGAAGGTTGCGTCTGCGCGGTAGCCGGCTGTCCCGTCGTTCGACGCCAGCACCAGCTTGAATCCCGAGTGACGGAGGAAATGCCCCGGGTAGTTCACGGACTCCAACGAGACCGCCGAGGGGTCCGACAATCCAGCGACGATCCGCCACTGCGAGTCAGCCTGAGGATCGAACGGAACCGCATCGATACGGGCTTTGAGACCCGCATGCCTGACGTACGAGCCGGGGTAGTTGAACGACTTCAGTCGCTCGCTTTGCGATCCGCCGAAGCGTCCGAGCAAGCGATCATAGTCGGCACGGGCGATCGGCTTGATGCTGTTGTGCTTCGACCCGAGCGGTGCGGTGAAGTCGGCACTGCTGACGGCGTTCCACGTTCCAGTCGTGATGTCGCCCTGCCAGCTGACGAACGTGCTGTTGGGGCAATAGTTGTCACCCCACAACGTCCAGGAACTAGGGTCGGTCAACGATCGCACCAGTGTCGGAGCCTCAGCACATCCGGGTAGGTTCGGGGCCTCCGAATATTGACGGAAACTGCCCGGCTCGAGCGTTGACGACCTCGCTCCCATGAGGCCTGCGTCGGGGTTCGGCCCTCGATAGTAGAGGTAGTTCTGGCCCCCGACACCCGTCACGACGTCGGAGTCGATCACACCGCCCCGTCCTCCGTTGTCGAAGAAGCGGACAGCCGGTGACGCCGTCCGGAAATCGGTGGTGTAGGAGACCATGATGACGCCTTCTGGCCCACCTGTCGGCGAGGCCGAGTAGGTGATCCCGTATTGCTGACGAACGGGGTCCCAATGGACAGCCGGCGCCCAGGTGTATGACCCGGGGTTCGCCGAGTTCACGCTCAGCAGCCGATCGGCCGACCAGGTGACGAGGTCGGGCGATGTCCAGACATGCAGGTTGGGATTCGCTTGGCCAAAGGGCACACCGACCTCGAGATCTGTCGCGAGGAGCACCCAGGTGCCGTCCTGCAGTCGATGGATGAACGGGTCGCGTATTCCGCCCGTACCCGCCGTCGGGTCGAGGATCGGCCGGTTGTCGTTGAGTGCCTGCCACTGCCTGCCATCGAGACTTACGGCCAGATGGACGTTGTTGGAGTTCCCGGTGCCGTCGAGGCTCTCCCGGAAGTAGGTCATGACGTAGGCCGCGTCGGCGTCCGCAGCTGCTGCCGGGGATACCGGGCTTCCGGCTGTCACGAGGCCAGCAAGTATCGCGACGCTGCTGGCGAGCGCGAGGAGGGATCCTCGGCGCAGCCTGGTCGGCAGATGTCCGGTGTACTGACGCTGTCGCAGAACGTCCGGAGTGTGAAGTGGGAGCATGCTGGTTCCTTCCAAGGAGTTGCGTGATCGAGCGGTGTCGGGTCGAGAGCGCGTCGCGTTCCGACGCCCCTGATCAGTCGATGGCGAACGTCGCATCGGCCGAACCGACCGTGCCGCTCACCCGCTCCACGTACAGGCGATAGTCGCGGTGCCGGAGGTAGGTTCCGGGTGTGGCGATGGACTCGAATGACGTCTTCGCGGCGTCCGCAAGCCCTGCACGAAGCGTGAACGAAGCCGCGGCCGCGAACGTCGGTGTGGACGACGCTGTCCGGATCAATGACAGCGCTCACGCAGGGCTGGAGATCGCCCTCCTCGACCTGTTGCCGGTGCCGCGCATGACTCTGTGGCACGCCACTACCCGGCCGCTCACGAACTGACGTTCAGGAGCGAGAGGAGCAGGGGGATGGTCACACAAGCGAGGACCGTCTGGACACCGGTGA
This region includes:
- a CDS encoding cation-translocating P-type ATPase: MNFSDDYLELNVSGMTCAACAGRVERSLNKLDGVTASVNYATERAVVAGLTPAESERALEAITKAGYGAVVRTEGDDDWNRRATADRIASLRRRLTLSAILTIPLCDLTIILALVPDLRFPLWELVCILLALPIVFWCALPFHRATIRNLRHGTVSMDTLVSLGIVASFGWAVTTLLIGGSDEPGYWLGFGMTPAGADSIYLDVAAGMTTFQLAGRYFETRSRRRAGDVLSALGNLAATEARVLRSGVEHVIPTIELRKGDTIIVLAGETIAADGTVVAGSGVVDASMMTGEPVPIEVVQGSPVVGGTINTSGRLTVEATSVGTNTQLAQMASLAEQAQERKARVQKLVDRIITVFVPAVISLSLVVGFAWLAFGAAPRDAFGTAIAVLIIACPCALGLATPTALMVGVGRGAQIGILIKGQDALEASGRIDTVVFDKTGTVTTGQMRVADAVIAGSHMEREVLAMARSVESASEHAIAKALVEYADGLGAHHLDVTDYKTLAGLGARGRVNDKEVLVGSEKLVRAHGASLDDLPIGDPEHTAVYVVIDGTTAARFVLTDEIKRSARPTIDRLRNLGLRTILLSGDATTATERVGALVGVDEVIAGVLPTEKAATISRLQEEGHVVAMVGDGINDAAALATADLGLAMVEGTDVAMKSADIILVRDDLGVVVDAVQLSRKTLSTIKGNLIWAFGYNLAAIPIAAAGLLNPLIAAAAMSVSSILVISNSLRLRNYQPTPPTRPERGVAPSARGQQNAAGAGVI
- a CDS encoding BlaI/MecI/CopY family transcriptional regulator, producing MAGERLRGRGELENTVLRILWESDEALRVREIQERFPEKQPAITTLLTVLERLRLKGSVLREADGPKGNRFAASTSESGYAADAMLSALTGVGDRSAALVHFAGDLDDDDVELLRSALDAKARRSRRQT
- a CDS encoding M56 family metallopeptidase, translated to MFLVLALLGYAALTIVMAPLVLTRGMWRLRFPRTALLLWHGAFLSGIAAALISMVVAVVLAVGVHTAVPDGRTNVLEPTVIVLAAWLALGTVGGLIALVFARAEPLFELDREAEASFSELLGSGFARVEHVGNLTVRYIDSSLPVACTTPGRRPEVIVSSRLEYALTPWELRAVIEHERAHVRHRHAFAKRLALLNSACLPTVRGATQFKRSTNLLIELIADDSAARVCGSDQVAAALARVAELSGSAGTAVRSERLLQLPAKRLSAAGRRLLVAGG
- a CDS encoding glycoside hydrolase family 43 protein; translation: MLPLHTPDVLRQRQYTGHLPTRLRRGSLLALASSVAILAGLVTAGSPVSPAAAADADAAYVMTYFRESLDGTGNSNNVHLAVSLDGRQWQALNDNRPILDPTAGTGGIRDPFIHRLQDGTWVLLATDLEVGVPFGQANPNLHVWTSPDLVTWSADRLLSVNSANPGSYTWAPAVHWDPVRQQYGITYSASPTGGPEGVIMVSYTTDFRTASPAVRFFDNGGRGGVIDSDVVTGVGGQNYLYYRGPNPDAGLMGARSSTLEPGSFRQYSEAPNLPGCAEAPTLVRSLTDPSSWTLWGDNYCPNSTFVSWQGDITTGTWNAVSSADFTAPLGSKHNSIKPIARADYDRLLGRFGGSQSERLKSFNYPGSYVRHAGLKARIDAVPFDPQADSQWRIVAGLSDPSAVSLESVNYPGHFLRHSGFKLVLASNDGTAGYRADATFTRVPGLADAGWDSFRSVNYPDRYIRHINGQLELTRISTVLDRADATFDVVY
- a CDS encoding AbfB domain-containing protein, with the protein product MRTASSTPTFAAAASFTLRAGLADAAKTSFESIATPGTYLRHRDYRLYVERVSGTVGSADATFAID